The proteins below come from a single Osmerus mordax isolate fOsmMor3 chromosome 3, fOsmMor3.pri, whole genome shotgun sequence genomic window:
- the LOC136940577 gene encoding ankyrin repeat and fibronectin type-III domain-containing protein 1-like, translating to MSVSVPTPLQRRRSLGAASPKRLYRNLSVRLWGGDASVSGETHTPGHPCRATPTYKSLWEAVEYEDTLAVQTLLSRDRASSTGGGGGGGGGGVWDRGEKKEKDWERERERGVNRVNEQGLVPLDVAALTQNSPLLHVLTRAGARHNPVLCRPADWMRKLDALVLLASRQAEEKKNELAAKAGVGPQVQVDAQKQHHLWTLRQQLYCRMRRSFQLTELPAPPSSVSLLVTSSSSLYVAIKEPVGMTTGLITRYRVEWSSSSSFRRISGSAQITDTKSPAYNITGLRAGVHCYVRVMAYNVKGWGPPQTSSPLSAAPSSWRECVGVKANCMNQEAVVRKILEQTREPHYRGYCIEGSRFSCPSKRLSVSRSLKQLFQSATKFVRLLQRGVYLATVFYHKENVLVTADDQLPLVEIQCCSTSITQDFLWFAKLSCAWQQVPWLQQALSSALSSSSSLLQNRHNILRAVTQLQSSLGTSDLGQVYYEPLKDRQGNVVLVTVRECAAPTGTPEPPLHWVPLDRLEKNRCRTPLLPEPSAMDTLTEQLKEKLSYHRRSGQRAQPGLYVGILKLCSSVEQIRVLVPQRFPNLLCHTRIRHNSHVSREEWAWLQSHVLSTANGSVLGGPGGGDEGLIDSCVLGDFVKHLRTAVTLLLTKLNIPLYRAYQYGVYTRELLQMGEQMSMILLLPPSEDFSSNYWPLVGTKEPGFTLPLQIFELVHFWTYKRDFLSYYCQAWVRLDLDTHLSQQALREAMDPKEVQEAKERLNHITQLAQGLDVVWRGSRWIMDVLQCVRSRKWVGAVPLGLVMGGDPPPRPDTAEEEEKSLTCRQWPFHPHPQKTPAESVCAATVDITSLPAPPALLVAPDNPVSQLGGMAKGGYPVDINAQSRLDYSTAVEPGLELADDFVTPVIDVAAAVGQSEESSALPESYCGEMGCPHVFVAEPVQVLADIFPTLSLIEEETVLETGAGELLGNRQGKEEEQEPEPWVEEEQGTGPEPWVEEEQGTGPWPGDSIPGDSIPGDSSPGDSIPGDSSPGDSIPGDSSPGDSIPGDSSPGDSSPGDSSPGDSSPGDSIPGDSSPGDSSPGDSSPGDSSPGDSIPGDSSPGDSSPGDSIPGDSIPGDSSPGDSSPGDSSPGDSSPGDSSPGDSSPGDSSPGDSSPGDSSPGDSSPGDSIPGDSIPGDSSPGDSIPGDSSPGDSSPGDSSPGDSSPGDSSPGDSIPGDSSPGDSSPGDSIPGDSSPGDSSPGDSIPGDEQSAESPSIPFPLRQHLEHSL from the exons ATGTCTGTTTCCGTGCCGACCCCGCTGCAGCGACGGCGCTCCCTGGGTGCTGCCTCCCCCAAGCGCCTCTACAGGAACCTGTCAGTCAGGCTGTGGGGCGGAGACGCCTCCGTCTCCGGGGAAACGCACACGCCCGGACACCCGTGTCGGGCCACGCCCACT TACAAGAGCCTGTGGGAGGCGGTGGAGTACGAGGACACGCTGGCCGTCCAGACCCTGCTCTCCAGAGACCGCGCCTCCTccacgggaggaggaggaggaggaggaggaggaggggtgtgggacagaggagagaagaaagagaaggactgggagagggagagggagagaggagtgaaccGAGTGAACGAACAGGGTCTGGTCCCTCTGGATGTGGCGGCGCTTACCCAGAATTCCCCCCTGCTGCACGTGCTGACGAGGGCTGGAGCCCGACACAACCCCGTCT TGTGTCGCCCAGCTGACTGGATGCGGAAGCTAGACGCGCTGGTCTTGCTGGCGAGCAGGCAggcggaagagaagaagaacgaACTTGCGGCCAAAGCGGGGGTGGGGCCTCAGGTGCAGGTCGACGCCCAGAAACAGCACCATCTGTGGACCCTGAGGCAGCAGCTGTACTGCAGGATGAGGCGGAGCTTCCAGCtcacag agctccctgccccccccagcagTGTGTCCCTCCTGGtgaccagctcctcctctctgtacgTGGCGATCAAGGAGCCGGTTGGCATGACGACTGGACTCATCACTCGCTACAGAG TGGAGtggagctcctcctccagctttaGACGCATCAGTGGCTCTGCCCAGATCACCGACACCAAGAGCCCCGCCTACAATATCACTGGACTCAGAgcc GGAGTGCACTGCTATGTGAGGGTGATGGCCTACAACGTGAAGGGTTGGGGCCCACCACAGACCTCCAGCCCGCTCAGTGCTGCCCCCTCCA gctggagGGAGTGTGTAGGGGTGAAGGCAAACTGCATGAACCAGGAAGCTGTGGTTAGGAAGATTCTGGAACAGACCAGGGAACCCCACTACAGAGGATACTGCATAG AGGGCTCGAGGTTCTCTTGCCCCAGTAAGCGACTGTCCGTGTCCCGCAGTCTGAAGCAGCTCTTCCAGTCGGCCACCAAGTTTGTGCGCCTCCTTCAGAG GGGTGTGTACCTGGCCACTGTGTTTTACCACAAGGAGAACGTACTGGTCACTGCAGACGACCAGCTCCCATTGGTGGAGATCCAATGTTGCTCCACCTCCATCACGCAGGACTTCCTTTGGTTCGCTAAG TTGTCCTGTGCTTGGCAGCAGGTGCCCTGGCTCCAACAggccctctcctccgctctctcctcctcctcctccctcctgcagaACAGACACAACATCCTGCGGGCCGTCACCCAGCTGCAG tcctctctgGGGACCTCAGACCTGGGCCAGGTGTACTATGAGCCCCTGAAGGACCGGCAGGGGAACGTGGTGTTGGTGACGGTGAGGGAGTGTGCTGCCCCCACTGGGACCCCAGAACCCCCCCTCCACTGGGTTCCTCTGGACCGGCTGGAGAAGAACCGCTGCAGAACTCCCTTACTGCCGGAACCCTCCGCCATGGACACACTCACGGAGCagctcaag GAGAAATTGAGCTACCACAGGCGTAGCGGGCAGCGGGCCCAGCCGGGCCTGTACGTGGGCATCCTGAAGCTGTGCAGCTCTGTGGAGCAGATCAGGGTCCTAGTGCCCCAGAGGTTCCCCAACCTGCTGTGTCACACACGCATACGACACAACTCACACGTGTCCCG agaggAATGGGCGTGGTTACAGAGCCACGTTCTGTCTACAGCCAATGGGAGTGTGCTTGGTGGTCCAGGGGGCGGGGATGAGGGCCTGATTGACAGCTGCGTCCTGGGGGACTTTGTGAAGCATCTAAGAACAGCAGTCACACTCCTCCTCACCAAGCTCAACATCCCCCTCTACAGG gcCTATCAGTATGGTGTGTACACCAGGGAGCTGCTCCAGATGGGAGAGCAGATGTCCATGATCCTGCTACTGCCCCCCAGCGAAGACTTCAGTTCCAACTACTGGCCACTAGTGGGCACCAAAGAGCCAGGCTTCACTCTGCCTCTGCAGATATTTGAGCTGG TGCACTTCTGGACATACAAACGTGACTTCCTGTCCTACTACTGCCAGGCCTGGGTCCGTCTGGACCTGGACACGCATCTTTCCCAGCAGGCTTTGCGGGAGGCTATGGACCCCAAGGAGGTGCAGGAGGCCAAGGAGCGTCTCAACCACATCACTCAGCTGGCACAG GGTCtggacgtggtgtggcggggctCTCGCTGGATCATGGACGTGTTGCAGTGTGTGCGCTCCAGGAAGTGGGTGGGGGCGGTGCCCCTGGGCCTGGTCATGGggggtgaccccccccctcgcccagacacggccgaggaggaggagaagagcctCACCTGCAGACAGTGGCCcttccacccacacccccagaaGACCCCCGCAG AGAGTGTTTGTGCGGCGACCGTGGACATCACCAGTCTCCCAGCTCCACCTGCGCTCCTGGTCGCCCCCGACAACCCCGTCAGTCAGCTGGGGGGCATGGCTAAGGGCGGCTACCCCGTGGACATCAACGCTCAATCACGCCTCGACTACAGCACCGCGGTCGAACCAGGGCTGGAATTGGCTGATGACTTCGTCACGCCCGTGATCGACGTAGCGGCAGCGGTGGGCCAATCCGAGGAGTCCTCGGCCCTGCCGGAAAGCTATTGCGGAGAAATGGGCTGCCCGCATGTGTTTGTGGCCGAGCCAGTACAAGTGCTGGCGGACATCTTCCCCACGTTGAGTCTGATAGAAGAAGAGACCGTACTGGAGACCGGAGCAGGGGAGCTGTTGGGGAACCGacaagggaaggaggaggaacaggaaccTGAaccctgggtggaggaggaacagggaactggacctgaaccctgggtggaggaggaacagggaacTGGaccctgg CCTGGGGACTCCATCCCTGGAGACTCCATCCCTGGGGACTCCAGCCCTGGAGACTCCATCCCTGGGGACTCCAGCCCTGGAGACTCCATCCCTGGGGACTCCAGCCCTGGAGACTCCATCCCTGGGGACTCCAGCCCTGGGGACTCCAGCCCTGGGGACTCCAGCCCTGGAGACTCCAGCCCTGGAGACTCCATCCCTGGGGACTCCAGCCCTGGGGACTCCAGCCCTGGGGACTCCAGCCCTGGAGACTCCAGCCCTGGGGACTCCATCCCTGGGGACTCCAGCCCTGGGGACTCCAGCCCTGGAGACTCCATCCCTGGGGACTCCATCCCTGGGGACTCCAGCCCTGGGGACTCCAGCCCTGGGGACTCCAGCCCTGGAGACTCCAGCCCTGGGGACTCTAGCCCTGGGGACTCCAGCCCTGGAGACTCCAGCCCTGGGGACTCTAGCCCTGGGGACTCCAGCCCTGGGGACTCCAGCCCTGGGGACTCCATCCCTGGGGACTCCATCCCTGGGGACTCCAGCCCTGGGGACTCCATCCCTGGGGACTCCAGCCCTGGGGACTCCAGCCCTGGGGACTCCAGCCCTGGGGACTCCAGCCCTGGGGACTCCAGCCCTGGGGACTCCATCCCTGGGGACTCCAGCCCTGGGGACTCCAGCCCTGGGGACTCCATCCCTGGGGACTCCAGCCCTGGGGACTCCAGCCCTGGGGACTCCATCCCTGGGGACGAACAGAGTGCTGAGTCTCCTTCTATCCCCTTCCCCCTGCGACAACATCTTGAGCACAGCTTGTAA
- the kcnj4 gene encoding ATP-sensitive inward rectifier potassium channel 12: MGTNRANRYSIVSADEEGLKISRLGLHNGHGSPSRQLRSSASTEEGRGSLASCSRAPGMNSYNGKVSTAGSSQLRSRFVKKNGHCNVVFSNMEDKGQRYLADIFTTCVDIRWRYLLLLFCSTFLVSWLFFGIIFYSVSLVHGDFDEHPGAGTAPGVDGGAEGGGAGGGKVEQRLWQPCLLHVQGFVGAFLFSIETQTTIGYGWRCVTEECPVAVVTVVVQSIVGCIIDSFMIGTIMAKMARPKKRNQTLMFSKNAVIAMRDGKLCLMWRVGNLRKSHIVEAHVRAQLIRPYTTAEGEFIPLEQMDLNVGYDEGIDRLFLVSPLVIVHEIDEDSPLYTLSRAELETDNFEVVVILEGMVEATAMTTQTRSSYLTTEILWGHRFEPVIFEDRDRYQVDYSRFHKTYEVSSTPHCSAKELDEAAGRRPPTASPSVSRTIQSSCPRSPSAFCYENEVALSAGEEDEDELFEPAGERQKEDERRSSVTVDFQRMFQDTPTVTSGSNMLCVLDMDNQMEFDMLQTTLPLDPLTYKSESEI; this comes from the exons ATGGGAACAAATCGGGCTAACAG ATACAGCATCGTTTCAGCAGACGAGGAGGGCTTGAAGATCTCCAGGCTGGGGCTCCACAACGGCCACGGCTCCCCCAGCCGGCAGCTGCGTTCCTCGGCCTCGACCGAGGAGGGCCGGGGCTCCTTGGCGTCCTGCTCCAGGGCTCCCGGGATGAACAGCTACAACGGCAAGGTGTCGACCGCGGGCTCCAGCCAGCTGCGGAGCCGCTTCGTGAAGAAGAATGGCCACTGCAACGTTGTGTTCTCCAACATGGAGGACAAGGGCCAGCGCTACCTGGCCGACATCTTCACCACCTGCGTGGATATCCGCTGGAGGTACCTGCTCCTGCTCTTCTGCTCCACCTTCCTCGTCTCCTGGCTCTTCTTCGGGATCATCTTCTACAGCGTGTCCTTGGTCCATGGGGACTTCGACGAGCACCCTGGGGCAGGGACTGCCccaggggtggatggaggtgcGGAAGGAGGGGGTGCCGGTGGCGGCAAGGTGGAGCAGAGACTGTGGcagccctgcctcctccacGTCCAGGGGTTTGTGGGAGCGTTCCTGTTCTCCATCGAGACCCAGACCACCATCGGCTACGGGTGGCGTTGCGTGACCGAGGAGTGCCCCGTCGCCGTGGTCACAGTAGTGGTCCAGTCCATCGTGGGGTGCATCATTGACTCTTTCATGATCGGCACCATCATGGCCAAGATGGCGCGGCCCAAGAAGAGGAACCAGACGTTGATGTTCTCTAAGAACGCCGTGATCGCCATGCGGGACGGGAAGCTGTGCCTGATGTGGCGTGTGGGGAACCTCCGCAAGAGCCACATCGTGGAGGCTCACGTCCGCGCACAGCTAATCCGGCCCTACACCACGGCCGAGGGGGAGTTCATCCCCCTGGAGCAGATGGACCTGAACGTGGGCTACGACGAGGGCATAGACCGCCTCTTCTTGGTGTCGCCGCTGGTCATCGTCCACGAGATCGACGAGGACAGCCCCCTGTACACCCTGAGCCGGGCGGAGCTGGAGACAGACAACTTTGAGGTGGTGGTGATCCTGGAGGGCATGGTGGAGGCCACGGCCATGACCACCCAGACACGCAGCTCCTACCTGACCACCGAGATCCTCTGGGGCCACAGGTTCGAGCCGGTCATCTTCGAGGACCGCGACCGCTACCAGGTGGACTATTCACGTTTCCACAAGACCTACGAGGTCTCGTCCACGCCGCACTGCAGCGCCAAGGAGCTGGACGAAGCCGCCGGCCGCCGCCCCCCCACCGCCTCGCCCTCCGTTTCTAGAACGATCCAGAGCTCCTGCCCTCGATCGCCCAGCGCCTTCTGCTACGAGAACGAGGTGGCGCTGAGCgcgggagaggaggacgaggacgagctgTTCGAGCCGGCgggggagaggcagaaggaggacgagaggaggagttCGGTCACGGTGGATTTCCAAAGGATGTTCCAGGACACGCCCACCGTGACGTCCGGCAgcaacatgctgtgtgttctggaCATGGACAATCAGATGGAGTTTGACATGTTACAGACTACCCTCCCACTCGACCCTCTCACATACAAGAgtgagtctgagatctga
- the kdelr3 gene encoding ER lumen protein-retaining receptor 3, with product MNIFRLAGDVSHLVAIIILFTKIWRSRSCAGISGKSQVLFALVFTTRYLDLITTFISAYNTVMKVVFLGLAYATVYLIYVRFRNTFDSENDSFRVEFLLVPVAGLSFLENYAFAPLEILWTFSIYLESVAILPQLFMITNTGEAESITTHYLFFLGLYRTLYLANWVWRYHTEGFFDQIAVVSGVVQTIFYCDFFYLYFTRVLRGSKSMSLPMPV from the exons ATGAACATTTTTCGTCTAGCTGGTGACGTGTCGCATCTTGTTGCTATTATTATTCTGTTTACAAAGATATGGAGATCCCGATCGTGTGCTG GGATCTCGGGAAAGTCCCAGGTGCTGTTTGCTCTGGTGTTTACAACCAGGTACCTGGACCTGATCACCACCTTCATCTCTGCCTACAATACAGTCATGAAG GTGGTGTTCCTGGGGCTCGCCTACGCCACAGTCTACCTGATCTACGTCCGCTTCAGGAACACCTTCGACTCAGAGAATGACTCGTTCCGCGTTGAATTCCTGTTGGTTCCTGTGGCTGGCCTGTCCTTCCTGGAGAACTATGCTTTCGCTCCATTAGAG ATCTTGTGGACCTTCTCCATCTACCTGGAGTCGGTGGCCATCTTGCCACAGCTGTTCATGATCACCAACACCGGGGAGGCGGAGTCTATCACCACCCACTACCTGTTCTTCCTGGGTCTGTACCGCACGCTCTACCTGGCCAACTGGGTGTGGCGCTACCACACCGAGGGCTTCTTTGACCAGATCGCCGTAGTGTCCGGTGTGGTGCAGACCATCTTTTACTGCGACTTCTTCTATCTCTACTTCACcaggg TGTTAAGAGGAAGCAAGAGCATGAGCCTGCCCATGCCAGTGTGA
- the LOC136941148 gene encoding GTPase IMAP family member 4-like: protein MASLECAASSSAGEAPEEPGRPAQEPSVGDPCPGKSCPTKPLPGGLCLKEPGSQQACPGDLRVVLVGKTGSGRSSTGNTILGREAFQVDSSPCSVTLRCDRLTVSVCGRSVSVVDTPGFFNTRLSPREVACEVGHCVLLSSPGPHALLLTLQPGRFTPEEREALDWVRAVFGPAASRYTMVLFTWGDQVGGRSVEDYLGASEELREFVSGCQGGYHMLDNSRRGETDVSQVAQLLEKIDKMVEGNGGGCYTYHMYQEAERAIGEAQERILGGERQAGLGEEEEAAGREGRIPEMSTLKLLGSETQGKREEEEKRSKKEEEEKRRKAEKLFWCELVTALGKGAAEGAGVTEKGKGKGKALKKVKVVERAAALATSPLSITSAAKVVSGAVREGSKVLYKHRKALLH, encoded by the exons ATGGCGTCATTGGAATGTGCTGCGTCGAGTTCTG CAGGGGAAGCACCAGAGGAGCCCGGTCGACCAGCTCAGGAACCCAGCGTTGGTGATCCGTGTCCTGGGAAGTCATGTCCTACCAAGCCCCTCCCTGGAGGCCTCTGTCTGAAGGAACCCGGCAGTCAGCAGGCCTGTCCGGGGGATCTGAGGGTTGTGCTGGTGGGGAAGACCGGCTCAGGTAGGAGCTCCACTGGAAACACCATCCTTGGTAGGGAAGCTTTCCAGGTggactcctccccctgctccgtGACCTTGCGCTGTGATAGGCTGACCGTCTCCGTATGTGGGAGGAGCGTGTCTGTGGTCGACACACCAGGATTCTTCAACACTCGCCTCTCCCCCCGGGAGGTGGCGTGCGAGGTGGGCCACTGTGTGCTCCTGTCCTCCCCAGGACCCCACGCCCTGCTTCTCACCCTCCAGCCCGGCAGGTTCACcccggaggagagagaagccctGGACTGGGTCCGGGCCGTGTTTGGACCTGCAGCCTCCAGGTACACCATGGTTCTGTTCACCTGGGGAGACCAGGTGGGGGGAAGGAGCGTGGAGGACTACCTGGGGGCGAGCGAGGAACTCAGGGAGTTTGTGAGCGGTTGCCAGGGAGGATATCACATGCTTGacaacagcaggagaggagaaacagatGTCTCTCAGGTGGCCCAGCTGTTGGAGAAGATCGACAAGATGGTGGAGGGCAACGGCGGAGGGTGCTACACCTACCACATGTaccaggaggcagagagagccatCGGGGAGGCGCAGGAGAGGATTCTGGGAGGAGAACGGCAGGCGGgtctgggggaggaagaggaggccgcCGGCAGAGAGGGCAGGATCCCAGAGATGTCAACATTAAAGCTCCTGGGAAGCGAAACCCAGggcaagagggaggaggaggagaagaggagcaagaaggaggaggaagagaagaggaggaaagcaGAAAAGCTTTTTTGGTGTGAGCTGGTGACTGCTCTGGGGAAGGGTGCGGCGGAGGGCGCGGGGGTgacagagaaggggaaggggaaggggaaggcCTTGAAGAAGGTGAAGGTGGTGGAGAGGGCGGCGGCTTTGGCCACTTCGCCGCTGTCAATCACCTCAGCTGCCAAGGTGGTGAGCGGGGCGGTGAGAGAGGGCagcaaagtgctgtacaaacaCCGCAAGGCTCTGCTCCACTGA